A window of the Miscanthus floridulus cultivar M001 chromosome 14, ASM1932011v1, whole genome shotgun sequence genome harbors these coding sequences:
- the LOC136503881 gene encoding uncharacterized protein, whose product MGAGGSAAAPGVSVEDRWMGGGGSTAAPKGCSLALAPKKSDALQAIRVPSPNVAPILGRSGTDVAASSAGQVPPVVAPTPLVGQAGTGAEEAPSGVAEQTTAEVTPPPMLERTRLPPTLVAPSMVGAVPQVKAPASEAEVTMTTPSQEQSNIATVVSEGVAQSTPPAAQAAEPEAG is encoded by the exons ATGGGAGCTGGTGGATCCGCCGCCGCACCTGGGGTGTCggtggaggatcggtggatggggggaggTGGATCTACCGCCGcccccaag GGCTGttctttggcgctggcgcccaagaagagtgacGCTCTTCAGGCGATACGGGTGCCGTCGCCTAacgtcgctcctattttgggcaggagcggaACCGATGTTGCGGCCTCGTCAGCCGGTCAGGTGCCAcctgtggtggcgcccacgccctTGGTGGGTCAAGCAGGCACTGGGGCTGAAGAAGCGCCCtcgggggtcgccgagcagacAACGGCGGAGGTGACACCGCCGCCTATGTTGGAGCGGACAAGGCTGCCACCCACGCTTGTGGCGCCCTCTATGGTGGGCGCGGTGCCGCAAGTCAAGGCCCCAGCATCGGAAGCGGAGGTAACCATGACCACGCCAAGCCAGGAGCAGTCGAACATAGCcacggtggtgtccgagggggTGGCGCAATCCACGCCTCCGGCGGCCCAGGCGGCGGAGCCTGAGGCGGGCTGA